CTTAGCTGCGCGATTGCGTTGTGCGCCTTGATTGAGGAACCTGAGCGTAATGAAGTCGATGTGCGCCAATCGCTGCATCGTTGGCAGCAAGGAATTATCGCGCGTCGTTCGCTTCTTATGCAGCGAGCCAAAGCCATCGCTTCTCGCTTTAAGCTTAACTTCTCGCTTGGTCGCGTTGATGAATCTTTACTTGGCGTTGTCGCAGCATTGGCATTCCCCGATAGAATAGCGCTGGCGCGAAACCACTCAGGACACTATTTGCTCGCAAACGGCCATGGTGCTTCGTTAGATAATCAGCATCGCCTCTCTGACGAGAAGTTGTTGGTGGCGCTGGATTTAATGCGTTCAGGGCAGGGCAGCAGTGCGATTTATAAGGCACTGCCGATTGATATCGATGAGTTAGAAAGCACTCTGCCAGGGCTGATTGAAGCGTTGACTGTTGTTGATTGGGATGACGACAAAGGACGATTTATTGCTAGTGAGCAACGTCGGATTGGCGCAGTGGTGATTGCGAGTCGAGAAATTCCCGTGCCGAATGACGCAGATACAGCTAGCGCGCTACTTGGGTATGTTCGCCGAAAAGGGCTTGGCGCCTTAAATTGGACTGACAGTGCTGAGGCACTGAGCCAACGAGTACAATGTGCTCAGTTGTGGCTCTCTGAGTGCGATTGGCCAGCAATGAGTCAGGAAGCGCTGCTCGACAACCTAGAGCAGTGGTTGCTGCCGTTTATGACGGGCATCAGCAGCGCTAAGCAGCTTAAGAAAGTGGATCTGATGGCCGCCTTAGAGGCGATGCTGGGGTGGGATAAATTAAAGCTACTCGATGAACTTGTGCCCACTCACCTAACAGTGGCATCGGGGAATCGCAAACGGATTCGTTATCAGGCAGGAGAGGCGCCGATGCTATCGGTGAAGCTGCAAGAGATGTTTGGTGAGAAGACGTCGCCAACCATTGCTCGCGGTACTCAGGCGATTGTGCTTGAGCTGCTTTCTCCTGCACAAAGGCCACTGCAAATTACCCGCGATCTCGCGGCGTTTTGGCAGGGAGCCTATATAGAAGTACAAAAAAGAGATGAAAGGGCGTTACCCCAAACATCCGTGGCCCGATGATCCAATGAATCATCAGGCGACCAGTAAAACCAAAAGACAACTAAATTCATGATAGTAAGAAATAAACAAGCGGCGCCGGGCAAGAAGCCTGCGCCAAAGAAAACGCCGGCCAAAACAACGACCAAACGCAAAACAGCGCCACGTCGTCCAAAGCGCAAATCGACGCGCGGTAAAAAGGGCAAAGTGGGTTGGGGCAAGCGTCTGTTTTCCATTGGTTGGAAACTGGCGTTAGTCGGCACGGTAGCGATGGGGGCGGTTCTTTATTACTTGAATCAAGTGGTGAAAGAGCGCTTTGAAGGAGAGTTGTTTGAGCTGCCGACGGTCGTTTATGCTCGAGTGCTGAACCTCTCTGTGGGCGATTCAATTACACCTGCGCAGCTTCGTAACGAGTTGGATGTGCTTAGCTATCGCAAGGTGTCAGCGCCACGTCATCCTGGAGAGTACTCGTCTTCATCGACTAAGATCGAACTGATTCGTCGTCCGTTTGAATTCGCGGATGGCCCTGAACCTGATCGCCATGTGATGCTTTATTTCAATGACGGCACACTGTCTCGCATTCAATCGCTAGAGCAAAAGGGCGATCTGGGCTTTTTGCGAATTGAGCCAAAAATGCTGGGCATGCTTGAGAAACAAGCCGATGAACAGCGTTTGTTCTTAAGGCGTGACCAGTTTCCGGAGATCATGATTGATGCACTGATTGCCACCGAAGATAGAGATTTCTATCAGCATGACGGTATTTCTCCAACAGCGATCGCGCGTGCCTTTTTTGCCAATATTCGTGCCGGACGCACGGTGCAGGGGGGCAGTACGCTGACTCAGCAGCTAGCGAAAAACCTATTTTTAACCAGTGAGCGCACCTTATGGCGTAAAGTGCGTGAGGTGTTCATTGCGCTGATTCTGGACTACCGCTACAGCAAAGATCAGATCCTAGAAGCGTATTTAAACGAAGTGTACTTGGGACAAAGTCGAGGTGAAGCGATCCACGGCTTTGGTCTGGCGGCGCGTTTGTACTTTGGTCAGCCGCTGCAAGATTTGCGTATTGATCAACTCGCGTTGTTGGTCGGCATGGTCAAAGGACCGTCTTACTACAACCCAATTCGTCATCCAGAGCGTGCCAAACAGCGCCGTGATTTGGTGTTGAAGCTGATGATGGATCAAGAGATGCTCACTGGGCGTGAGTTTGAAATGGCCGCGTCACGCGATTTGGATCTGCAAAAAAATCCACAGATAGCCAGTCGTCAGCCAGCTTATTTTCAGCAGCTTAAGCGAGAGCTTAGCCGTAAGGTCGGCGATAAGATCAAGGCTTCAAAAGGTGTCAGGATCTATACCTCGCTCGATCCGGTATCGCAGGATAAGCTAGAAAAAGCGATCGCAAAGCGTGTTCCTCAGCTTGAGAGAACCTCGGGCAAAGGACTAGAAGCAGCAGCGGTTGCGGTGGATAGAACGACGGGAGAGATCCGCGCTATGGTGGGCGGTAAGCGCACCGGATACAGCGGCTTCAATCGAGCGCTGAATGCCAGTCGCCCTATTGGCTCTTTGGTGAAACCGGCAGTCTACTTGACTGCTTTAGAGCAGCCAGAGAAGTACGACTTAGCGACCACACTTCAAGACACATCACTGACCTTAAAGGGCAGCAAGGGCAATGTGTGGCAGCCGCGTAACTACGATCGTAAGTTCCGCGGTGATGTGCCTCTGTATCAAGCTCTGGCGAAATCACTCAACGTACCCACAGTGCGCCTTGGCATGTCTTTGGGCATTAAAAACGTTTCAGATACTTTAGTGCGCCTTGGCGTGGATGCTGACGAAATCCGTCCAGTACCATCGATGTTCCTTGGAGCAATATCGTTAACACCTTATCAAGTGGCACAGATGTTCCAAACGCTATCGAACTCGGGGCGTCAAGCTGAGCTGTCAGCGCTGCGCTCTGTAGTTACCGTCGATGGTGATGTGATTTACCGTTCGTTGCCGAAAGCGAGTCAGAAAGTGCCTCAGCAAGCGGCATGGCTGACTACGTTTGCGATGAAAAAAGGTGTAGCAGAGGGGACGGGGCGTTACTTGAACAGTCAATTTGCTTGGGCGGCACTGGCGGGTAAAACCGGCACCAGTAACGATACCCGAGATAGTTGGTTTGTCGGTGTGGATGGGCGTGAGGTCACCACCATTTGGGTCGGACGAGATGACAACAAATCGACGAAACTTACGGGTTCAAGTGGTGCATTACGCGTTTACTCGGATTACCTCGCTGCGCGCATCCCAGAGAAGCTCATTTTACCGTGGCCTAAGAACATCAGCATGATTGGTTTTCAGTCTCAGCAAGGGGGGGCGCTGCAGCTTGATTGCGGTAACCCGTTCGAGTTACCGGTATGGGATGAAGGCGGTGAGCTTAAAGCATCGTGTGACAACCAACCCAAACAGTGGATAAAAAATCTATTTGATTGGTAAATTGGATTAGTGTTAATTATATGGAGAGTCGTTAATATACTGATATATTGACCATAATTATTAAGCGCTTTTAGGGATGAATGTGAAACGCCTAACTCATTGGCTTTTAGCCGTCGCCACCTTCTCTTGCAGTGGAGTGTTGGCCGCACAGAACGTAACACCAAAGGCTGAACATGCCGATGAGCGTCCAACCATTGGGGTGGTGCTTGCCGGCGGCGGTGCGAAAGGCGCCGCACACATTGGTGTCCTAAAAGCGCTAGAAGAGATGCAAATACCGGTGGACATCATCACCGGTACCAGTATGGGGGCGTATGTCGGAGGGCTTTATGCTACAGGCATGAGCGCCGAAGAGATCGAAAGCTTCATCTACACGGTTGATTGGAATAATGGTTACCGCGATCGCGTTAACCGAAGTCAGCGCCGTATCCGCGACAAAGAAGCCGAAGACCGTTATCAAATTCGTACCGATATTGGTCTGCATTTTGGTTCCATCGAAGCACCGAAAGGGGTGGTTCAGGGGCAAAATATGCTGCGTATCTTGCGTAAAACGACAGGCAACCTTCCACAGTTTGAATCCTTTGACGAGCTCGCCATTCCGTATCGCTCGGTCGCGACCGACATCCTTAAACTTGAACCTGTGGTAATGGAAGATGGCTATCTGGTTGATGCCATGATGGCTAGTATGTCCGTGCCGGGTGCCTTACCGCCTTATGAGGTTGACGGTTATCTATTAGTCGATGGTGGTGTGACTAACAACATGCCAGTTGAGCTTGCTAAACAGATGGGTGCTGACATCATCATTGCGGTGGACATCAGCAGTGATTACAAAACTCGTGAGGACTTCAATAGCTTCTTTAGCGTCGGTGAGCAGTTGTCTAACTACTTAGTAAGACGCAGCACTGAAGAGCAGATGCAAGCACTAGAGGATGGTGATATCTACCTTCATCCAGGTGTTGGACAAATCTCGACAACAGATTTTTCCTCCATGCCTCGTGCTTATGAACTTGGCTATCAAGTAGCATATAAAAATGAGCAGCAGCTGCGCGCACTATCCGTTAATGGCTCCAAATACCAGCACTACATTGATGACAAGCAGGCAGCGAGACGTGAATTGGTGTACGGTGACGAGAATGTTGTCGATAAAATCGTTATCAATAATCAGAGCCACTACAGTGATGAGTTAATCACTACTCGTCTTGGGCTAACCGCTGGTGAAGTACTTGAGACCGATGAGATAGAGCGCCGTATCGAGGAGTTGTATGCTCTTGATCGTTTTGAGCTGATTACCTACCAGTACAAAGAGGTCGATGGTGAGACCAATCTGTTGGTCGACGTTAAAGAAAAATCCTGGGGTCCAAACTACATGGACTTTCGCTTTTACCTTGAGGAAGACTTTAACGCCAACAGCTTTTATTCCATCGGGGTAACCACCAACTTTACGGATCTCAATGATCGCGGTGCTGAGTTGCGTGTGAATGCTGACTTTGGTACCGACAAACGTGTCGAAGCTGAGCTCTACTCGCCGTTTATGCTCAACCAAGATTTGTTCTGGTTAGCGGGAGTGAAGTACAGCAGTGATAAACGCAATGTGCTTTGTGAGATCAACCCGTCAGGGGATGATTGTGTGAAACCAGCGCTCAAAGGAAGTGCGGACTTTATTCCAGTGACCTATCGAGAATGGGAAGGCGAATTAGCCGCCGGATACCAGCCTGCGTTATGGCAAGAGTTTAAACTGGGGGCTCGATACACCACAGGAGAGTCGCTTGTGTCGCCTCTGCCATCGGCGGGTAAATTTGACTTTGATCGTAAGGGGTTATTTGTTAATTATCGCCTCGACACCCTCGATGACTTCGTGTTACCGACCAAAGGTTGGTACGTGAATCTGGAGTACTTACACTCTCATGATAGCGGAGAACAAAACCTTAATACCGAAGCGTCGAGCTTTTCGGATTACGCCAAAGAAATCACGGTGCAGACGAAATATGCGCGCACGATTGGGCGCAATACCTTCGTTGGTTCTGTTGATGTGGGGATGATTTCCACCGAGAATGATTCTTTACCTGTTAGCCCCCGAGAGCTTGGCGGATTCTTGAATTTATCCGGTATTCCTCGCAACAGCTTAATTGGTCAGAACAAAGCGTATGGTAGTTTGGTCTACCGTTATCGCTGGTTTGATAATGACTTTGGCATGTTCCAGTCCCCTGTTTATTTAGGGGCGTCTGCAGAATATGGTGGCGTTTGGACGGATGAGAACTTCTCGGACGCACCATTGTTTCTAGCAGGCTCAGTGTTTGCAGGAATAGACTCACCGGTTGGGCCAATAATGCTCTCCTATGGGCAGGTTGAGACGGGACTGCGTTCGTTCTACTTGATTATTGGTTCCTCTTACTAACTGAATGCCTTCTAAAGCCCAGGTTGTTAATCAGGTCTAGCTATCACCGAAAGTAATACTGAACATAAATGCAAAAAATGAAGGGCCAATTTGACGCTAACGCGTTGCGACTTTAGTCGGAAATCGTTGATTTTCACTCAAACTTGCAATGTTGGTCAAAATGGGAAGATTTTAATTTAACGTTAAATTTGGTATCCTTCGCCCCACTGTTTGGCCTCTCTGGCGCTGTTGATTCAATTAGTTGAAGACGACCAATGGCAAGGGAGAGCCAAGTTTCCAAGGATGTCCACTCCGAATTCTAATTATAAGGAGGGACCGCAATGAGAGGAAAGAAGTCGTGCTTGAAGCCTATCGTAAACACGTCGAAGAGCGTGCTGCTGAAGGAGTTGTTCCTAGACCCTTAGACGCTGAACAAGTTGCAGGACTTGTTGAATTACTAAAGAACCCGCCTCAAGGTGAAGAAGAGTTTATCCTCGATCTCCTAGAGAACCGTATCCCACCAGGTGTAGATGAAGCTGCTTACGTTAAAGCCGGCTTTCTGACGGCCATTACCAAAGGTGAAGTGGAATCACCTCTAGTTAGCCGTGAAAAAGCAGCGCAACTACTTGGTACGATGCAAGGCGGTTACAATATTGAATCTCTCGTGTCATTGCTCGATGACGCAGAGCTCGCCCCTATCGCGGTTAAAGCCCTATCACACACACTGCTGATGTTTGATGCTTTCTACGATGTTGAAGAGAAAGCAAAAGCTGGTAATGCTTATGCGAAGCAAGTGATGACCTCGTGGGCTGAAGCAGAGTGGTTCCTATCGAAACCTGAACTTCAAGAGAAGATCACGCTTACCGTATTTAAGGTAACGGGTGAGACAAACACCGATGACCTATCACCAGCACCTGATGCATGGTCACGCCCAGATATTCCTGTCCATGCTTTGGCGATGCTAAAGAACGCTCGCGATGGTATTGAACCGGATCAACAAGGCTCAATTGGTCCAATCAAACAAATCGATGCGTTAAAAGAGAAAGGTCATCAGCTCGTGTACGTGGGAGACGTTGTTGGTACGGGTTCTTCTCGTAAATCAGCAACTAACTCTGTGCTTTGGTTCATGGGTGATGATATCCCGAACGTACCAAACAAACGTGCTGGTGGTTACGTACTTGGCGGCAAGATTGCTCCTATCTTCTTTAATACAATGGAAGATGCGGGCGCGCTACCTATCGAAGTTGACGTAACTAAGCTGAATATGGGTGACGTGATTGACGTTTATCCATACGAAGGCAAAGTCTGCGACCACGCTTCAGGCGAAACACTGGCTGAGTTCGGTCTAAAAACAGATGTACTGATTGATGAAGTCCGTGCAGGAGGTCGTATTCCACTGATCATCGGTCGTGGTCTTACAGACAAAGCGCGTCAATCACTAGGTCTTGCACCTTCTGAGGTATTCCGTCTTCCTGTTGCTGCAGAAGATACTGGAAAAGGTTACACGCTTGCTCAGAAGATGGTAGGTAAAGCATGTGGTGTTGAAGGTATTCGCCCTGGCACTTACTGTGAGCCTAAGATGACAACGGTTGGCTCTCAGGATACAACGGGTCCTATGACGCGTGATGAGCTAAAAGACCTTGCGTGTCTTGGTTTCTCTGCTGACCTTGTCATGCAGTCTTTCTGTCACACATCTGCATATCCAAAACCAGTCGATGTGAACACGCACCATACGTTGCCAGACTTCATTATGAACCGTGCAGGTGTGTCGCTTCGTCCGGGTGACGGTGTTATCCACTCATGGCTAAACCGCATGCTACTACCAGACACAGTAGGTACCGGTGGCGACTCACATACTCGTTTCCCGCTAGGCATTTCTTTCCCAGCTGGGTCGGGTCTGGTTGCGTTTGCCGCTGCAACGGGCGTAATGCCATTGGATATGCCTGAGTCAATCTTGGTGCGCTTCAAAGGTGAGATGCAGCCAGGTATCACGCTACGTGACCTTGTTCATGCCATTCCTTACTACGGAATCAAACAAGGTCTGTTGACGGTTGAGAAAGCGGGCAAGATCAACGAGTTCTCGGGTCGTATCCTAGAGATTGAAGGTGTTGAGCACCTAACGGTTGAGCAAGCGTTTGAGCTGTCGGATGCATCAGCTGAACGTAGTGCAGCTGGTTGTACGGTTAAGCTGTCTCAAGACTCTATTTCTGAGTACCTAAACTCGAACATCACTATGCTTAAGTGGATGATCTCTGAAGGCTATGGCGACCGCCGTACCATCGAGCGTCGTATCACTGGCATGGAAGAGTGGCTAGCAAACCCAGACCTAATGACGGCCGACGGTGACGCTGAATACGCGCACGTGATTGAAATTGACTTGGCTGACGTTACAGAACCAATTCTATGTGCGCCAAACGACCCAGATGATGCTCGTCTACTATCTGACGTTCAAGGCACTGAAATCAATGAGGTATTCATTGGTTCATGTATGACTAACATCGGCCACTTCCGTGCGGCTGGTAAGCTTCTAGATAAGTACAACGGTCAGCTTGATACGCGTCTTTGGGTAGCGCCACCAACGAAAATGGACCGTGACCAGCTTACAGAAGAAGGTTACTACGGTATCTTCGGTCGTGCGGGAGTTCGTATCGAAACTCCGGGGTGTTCGCTATGTATGGGTAACCAAGCTCGCGTAGCGGATGAAGCGACGGTAATGTCGACATCGACACGTAACTTCCCGAACCGTTTAGGTACAGGTGCGAATGTATACCTGGCGTCTGCTGAGCTTTCTTCAGTGGGTGCGATTCTTGGTAAGATCCCAACTAAGGAAGAATACCTAGAATACATGAAGCAGATTGACCCAACAGCAGCGGATACTTACCGTTATCTAAACTTCCATCGCATGGCAGAGTATACGGAAAAAGCCGATACGGTGATTTTCCAAGAGCCAGCGTAATTTAGCTAGCAGTAGGCAGTAAAAAACCACGGTGATGACCGTGGTTTTTTTATGGCTTGAGTAACTGGCTCAGGGTTGGATTTGAGCTTCGCTAGCTGGTGAGAAGGCGCTGAAGTTTATCGCGTAAACTAATGATGTAGTCGCGCTCTGGTCCTTGCTTATGGCAGTGCTCTAGAATGTATTCCACAGAGCTTAGGACAGTGCGCCATCGTGGCGTTTTCGGCAGCGTTTCAAGGCGCAGGTACTTATCTAATGTTCGGGTTTGAAGCGTGCTGCGGTCTAAGTAGACGCGCCACAGCCCACTTTGCTCAGCGAAGGCAAACTTGCTTTGGCCTGTGACACTCTCCCAGTAGGTTAGTGATGTGGTCATGGTTTCGACGAGGATCTCGCGCATAATTTCCGGACGCGATTTTTCTTCACCTTCCGCTTTATCAGCTAAGCGAGTGAACTCACCACCGAGCTCTTTGAGTTCTTTAAGCTTGGCTTTATCACCTTCAATAGCATAAGTAGATAGGGCATCGATGGCCGTTTCGAGGTTCTTCACTCGGCTAGCATCGAGCGACATTCCTTGCTCAAAGATATAAATACTCTTCAGTCCAGAACCTTCAGGAAGCATCATGATGTCGGCATTAATGTGCTGACGAACATCATCGACGAAGGCATCAATTTCACCAAAGTAATGCTCCTGGTTTAGGTGAATGAATTTCGGCGCGATTAACTCTTCAATGCTGGCACGCTTGAGCTGCTCAACAGAGCGCTTAAACAGGCGTCCGGCACTTTGGTTAGCAAACTGAACCTTAAGATCTTCTCGGATACACAAAATGGCTTCAGGAGCATTGTCGAGTTGTTCAATCAAACGTCCTTGGGTTTCAAGTAAGCTAGCTTCGACCATGGCTCGCTGTTTGAGCTCGTATTTCAGGTTTTGGTTTTCCGCGCGGCGCTCTTCGGCTTTGCTTGCCTGCAAGTGAGCTGCAATACGAGCAGCGAGTTCCGGCTTACTAAACGGTTTCGCCAAGTAGTCATTAGCACCCAGCTCAAAGCCGCGTACTCGGTCTTCTGGTTGGTTAAGAGCGGTAAGCATGATGATAGGCAGTGCTGCGTGGTCGTAAGTTTCACGTACCGACTCACACACTTCAAAGCCGCTCATGCCTGGCATCATAATGTCGAGTAGTAGCAGTTCTGGCTTTTCTTTCTCAATCTGATCCAGCGCTTCAATACCGTCTTTGGCCAGGCGTACTTGATAGCCTTCTAGTCGCAGGAAGCTTTCGAGAATGCGCAGGTTCACCGGCTCATCGTCAGCAATGAGCAATACTGGGCCATTAGGGTTTTCAGGTAGTACTTCCTCTTCTTCCAGAGCGAGCTCTGCGGATTCAGAAATTTGAAAATGACTCACAGAGCAAGCTTGTGATTGCGCTTCAATTTCTTGTTGGGTAGCTAGAGGCAGCGTAAAGCTGAACGTTGTGCCGACATGTGGCTGACTGCTTACGTACAGCGAGCCACCCATGAGCTCGATAAGCTGACGGCTAATGGAAAGACCCAGCCCGGCACCTTGGCGGTAATGACCGGAGTCGTGGCCTGCCTGTACTAAAGGCTCAAAAATGTGTTCAAGCTGCTGAGCTGGGATACCTTGGCCGGTGTCGACTACCTGAACGCGAATATGGTCACTCATAGCAGTCGCGGAAAGGACAATTTTACCTTCGTTGGTGTACTTAATCGCGTTACCAAGTAAGTTGTAAAGCACTTGCTCAAGGCGCTGCGGGTCGGCTGAAATCAACGGCAGCGGTTCAAGGACTTGGTTGATAATGCGGATCTTTTTGTCGCCAAGTAAGTGGTTAGAGAGCTCAATCACCAGTTGAGTCGTGCTGGTTAGGCTCAGAGCTTGACGTTCGATATCAAGGCTACCGTAGCGCATTTTGTGGTAATCGAGCAGATCATCAACCAAGCTCGCAAGACGTTGGCCACTGTTGACGATGATATCCAACTGGTACTTGTGATTGGCGCCAATGGGGCCATTGGCACCAGAAATCATCGCTTCAGCAATACCAATCATGCCATGCAGTGGAGTACGCAGCTCATGCGATGTGGTTGCAAGAAATTCATCTTTGAGCTTATCGGCCAGCTGTAATTCTTCGTTTTGTTTTTTGATGATCGCAAGGCTTTGTTCTAGTTCTTGGTTTTGGCTTTTAATGAGCTCAATCTTGTCCTTAATTGAGCGGCGCATACGTTCAAAACTGAGTGCAAGACGGCCAATTTCATCGGCACGTTCCAAACTAATAATCGAAGGGTCAAGGTCGCCCCCAGAAGCGCGCTCTGCAGCCCAGGTAAGTTTCAATAGCGGTGATGTAATGAAGTTAGAAAGGTAGTGTGATGCGATGACCACGACAACAATCGCAGTCAGCATGGCGACCACAAACAAGGTCTCTAGCTGATTGACGCTGGCAAACGCAATTGCCTCAGGGGTTTCGACAACCAGTGCCCAATGGGTTGTGTTAAGCGCGATAGGCGCAAATGCGGCAAAGTATTTTTCACCTAATGCACTTTGATAGCGGCTGACATCGGTGATGCCAGATAAGGCTTCGGAGAT
The Vibrio sp. CB1-14 DNA segment above includes these coding regions:
- the mrcB gene encoding penicillin-binding protein 1B, with the translated sequence MIVRNKQAAPGKKPAPKKTPAKTTTKRKTAPRRPKRKSTRGKKGKVGWGKRLFSIGWKLALVGTVAMGAVLYYLNQVVKERFEGELFELPTVVYARVLNLSVGDSITPAQLRNELDVLSYRKVSAPRHPGEYSSSSTKIELIRRPFEFADGPEPDRHVMLYFNDGTLSRIQSLEQKGDLGFLRIEPKMLGMLEKQADEQRLFLRRDQFPEIMIDALIATEDRDFYQHDGISPTAIARAFFANIRAGRTVQGGSTLTQQLAKNLFLTSERTLWRKVREVFIALILDYRYSKDQILEAYLNEVYLGQSRGEAIHGFGLAARLYFGQPLQDLRIDQLALLVGMVKGPSYYNPIRHPERAKQRRDLVLKLMMDQEMLTGREFEMAASRDLDLQKNPQIASRQPAYFQQLKRELSRKVGDKIKASKGVRIYTSLDPVSQDKLEKAIAKRVPQLERTSGKGLEAAAVAVDRTTGEIRAMVGGKRTGYSGFNRALNASRPIGSLVKPAVYLTALEQPEKYDLATTLQDTSLTLKGSKGNVWQPRNYDRKFRGDVPLYQALAKSLNVPTVRLGMSLGIKNVSDTLVRLGVDADEIRPVPSMFLGAISLTPYQVAQMFQTLSNSGRQAELSALRSVVTVDGDVIYRSLPKASQKVPQQAAWLTTFAMKKGVAEGTGRYLNSQFAWAALAGKTGTSNDTRDSWFVGVDGREVTTIWVGRDDNKSTKLTGSSGALRVYSDYLAARIPEKLILPWPKNISMIGFQSQQGGALQLDCGNPFELPVWDEGGELKASCDNQPKQWIKNLFDW
- a CDS encoding patatin-like phospholipase family protein, which codes for MNVKRLTHWLLAVATFSCSGVLAAQNVTPKAEHADERPTIGVVLAGGGAKGAAHIGVLKALEEMQIPVDIITGTSMGAYVGGLYATGMSAEEIESFIYTVDWNNGYRDRVNRSQRRIRDKEAEDRYQIRTDIGLHFGSIEAPKGVVQGQNMLRILRKTTGNLPQFESFDELAIPYRSVATDILKLEPVVMEDGYLVDAMMASMSVPGALPPYEVDGYLLVDGGVTNNMPVELAKQMGADIIIAVDISSDYKTREDFNSFFSVGEQLSNYLVRRSTEEQMQALEDGDIYLHPGVGQISTTDFSSMPRAYELGYQVAYKNEQQLRALSVNGSKYQHYIDDKQAARRELVYGDENVVDKIVINNQSHYSDELITTRLGLTAGEVLETDEIERRIEELYALDRFELITYQYKEVDGETNLLVDVKEKSWGPNYMDFRFYLEEDFNANSFYSIGVTTNFTDLNDRGAELRVNADFGTDKRVEAELYSPFMLNQDLFWLAGVKYSSDKRNVLCEINPSGDDCVKPALKGSADFIPVTYREWEGELAAGYQPALWQEFKLGARYTTGESLVSPLPSAGKFDFDRKGLFVNYRLDTLDDFVLPTKGWYVNLEYLHSHDSGEQNLNTEASSFSDYAKEITVQTKYARTIGRNTFVGSVDVGMISTENDSLPVSPRELGGFLNLSGIPRNSLIGQNKAYGSLVYRYRWFDNDFGMFQSPVYLGASAEYGGVWTDENFSDAPLFLAGSVFAGIDSPVGPIMLSYGQVETGLRSFYLIIGSSY
- the acnB gene encoding bifunctional aconitate hydratase 2/2-methylisocitrate dehydratase; this encodes MLEAYRKHVEERAAEGVVPRPLDAEQVAGLVELLKNPPQGEEEFILDLLENRIPPGVDEAAYVKAGFLTAITKGEVESPLVSREKAAQLLGTMQGGYNIESLVSLLDDAELAPIAVKALSHTLLMFDAFYDVEEKAKAGNAYAKQVMTSWAEAEWFLSKPELQEKITLTVFKVTGETNTDDLSPAPDAWSRPDIPVHALAMLKNARDGIEPDQQGSIGPIKQIDALKEKGHQLVYVGDVVGTGSSRKSATNSVLWFMGDDIPNVPNKRAGGYVLGGKIAPIFFNTMEDAGALPIEVDVTKLNMGDVIDVYPYEGKVCDHASGETLAEFGLKTDVLIDEVRAGGRIPLIIGRGLTDKARQSLGLAPSEVFRLPVAAEDTGKGYTLAQKMVGKACGVEGIRPGTYCEPKMTTVGSQDTTGPMTRDELKDLACLGFSADLVMQSFCHTSAYPKPVDVNTHHTLPDFIMNRAGVSLRPGDGVIHSWLNRMLLPDTVGTGGDSHTRFPLGISFPAGSGLVAFAAATGVMPLDMPESILVRFKGEMQPGITLRDLVHAIPYYGIKQGLLTVEKAGKINEFSGRILEIEGVEHLTVEQAFELSDASAERSAAGCTVKLSQDSISEYLNSNITMLKWMISEGYGDRRTIERRITGMEEWLANPDLMTADGDAEYAHVIEIDLADVTEPILCAPNDPDDARLLSDVQGTEINEVFIGSCMTNIGHFRAAGKLLDKYNGQLDTRLWVAPPTKMDRDQLTEEGYYGIFGRAGVRIETPGCSLCMGNQARVADEATVMSTSTRNFPNRLGTGANVYLASAELSSVGAILGKIPTKEEYLEYMKQIDPTAADTYRYLNFHRMAEYTEKADTVIFQEPA
- a CDS encoding response regulator, whose protein sequence is MLKLRRKQKFKRLQNTLMMAFLVLSITPLTIIALFFLNAHSQDLRDQSTSHLVSLRDTKKQQIVDYFNAQESEVMGFVRSELAFASGGRFYGLVNAFQSLGDDIEQARQHAQERYILGSGDQVKTTILPDSSSYVGSERYRLLHKRYHRAFMEHLKRSDFDDIILVDLAGNVTYSVYKFDYFGTNLETGSYSTRVLGETFARLTSEVKLKRKENEEYTPVIVSDFAEYEGKQNAWVGAPIIQQGYLHSYAMFRLPISGITKLITDGTPQDINVLLVGSDHSAKIIGLSEETIANSDTVISEALSGITDVSRYQSALGEKYFAAFAPIALNTTHWALVVETPEAIAFASVNQLETLFVVAMLTAIVVVVIASHYLSNFITSPLLKLTWAAERASGGDLDPSIISLERADEIGRLALSFERMRRSIKDKIELIKSQNQELEQSLAIIKKQNEELQLADKLKDEFLATTSHELRTPLHGMIGIAEAMISGANGPIGANHKYQLDIIVNSGQRLASLVDDLLDYHKMRYGSLDIERQALSLTSTTQLVIELSNHLLGDKKIRIINQVLEPLPLISADPQRLEQVLYNLLGNAIKYTNEGKIVLSATAMSDHIRVQVVDTGQGIPAQQLEHIFEPLVQAGHDSGHYRQGAGLGLSISRQLIELMGGSLYVSSQPHVGTTFSFTLPLATQQEIEAQSQACSVSHFQISESAELALEEEEVLPENPNGPVLLIADDEPVNLRILESFLRLEGYQVRLAKDGIEALDQIEKEKPELLLLDIMMPGMSGFEVCESVRETYDHAALPIIMLTALNQPEDRVRGFELGANDYLAKPFSKPELAARIAAHLQASKAEERRAENQNLKYELKQRAMVEASLLETQGRLIEQLDNAPEAILCIREDLKVQFANQSAGRLFKRSVEQLKRASIEELIAPKFIHLNQEHYFGEIDAFVDDVRQHINADIMMLPEGSGLKSIYIFEQGMSLDASRVKNLETAIDALSTYAIEGDKAKLKELKELGGEFTRLADKAEGEEKSRPEIMREILVETMTTSLTYWESVTGQSKFAFAEQSGLWRVYLDRSTLQTRTLDKYLRLETLPKTPRWRTVLSSVEYILEHCHKQGPERDYIISLRDKLQRLLTS